A window of Lepidochelys kempii isolate rLepKem1 chromosome 1, rLepKem1.hap2, whole genome shotgun sequence contains these coding sequences:
- the KCNE3 gene encoding potassium voltage-gated channel subfamily E member 3 produces the protein MGDAVKFPGSCEDMEVGNLTETLYQSLHSLLKALNQTLHGAILCPPDQATRWTNGSHIKLASKDDYSYMYILFVMILFAATVGSLILGYTKSRKVDKRSDPYHIYIKDRVSMI, from the exons ATGGGAGACGCTGT AAAGTTTCCTGGGAGTTGCGAGGACATGGAGGTGGGGAACCTGACGGAGACGTTGTACCAAAGCCTGCACTCATTGCTGAAGGCCCTGAACCAAACACTTCACGGTGCCATCCTGTGCCCACCAGACCAGGCCACGAGGTGGACGAATGGCAGTCACATCAAGCTAGCCAGCAAAGACGACTATTCCTACATGTACATCTTGTTCGTGATGATTCTGTTTGCCGCCACGGTGGGGAGTTTGATTCTGGGGTACACCAAATCCAGGAAGGTGGACAAGCGGAGTGATCCCTACCACATATACATTAAGGACAGGGTGTCCATGATCTGA